One genomic region from Plasmodium gaboni strain SY75 chromosome Unknown, whole genome shotgun sequence encodes:
- a CDS encoding merozoite surface protein 6, with protein sequence MYRLFNIIFGLFFIHLCVYKNNIVINEIINERNNNLRSSITNNGNKNIQYDLQNININYKDSNDEKNENITEKEIDVDSVEEHGIEKTLFVKNFKEDSEIPLEGDDIQGTYVFGPQSRRDNFLYGSNKLFPPIKKLSGEEGDSFSTINQHKRVSPVNRGHTKSPQISGRSDFKGYAGESGENRYIGVSGPNIETIAKEKVTSDTTTSAQSNPKLDSEKNSPKTSLYDNMLGWEFGGGAPKNGAAEDKKTNPLLEQIKIPSWDRDNIPDENEQVKEDPQVENIYEEEETEDLETEDDENEEIE encoded by the coding sequence atgtatagactatttaatataatatttggtttattttttatacatttgtgtgtatataaaaataatattgtaataaatgaaattattaatgAGAGAAACAATAATTTAAGGAGTAGTATAACAAATAATGGAAATAAGAATATTCAATATgatttacaaaatattaatataaattataaagatagtaatgatgaaaaaaatgaaaacaTAACAGAGAAAGAAATCGATGTAGATTCTGTTGAAGAACATGGTATAGAAAAGACACTATTTGTAAAGAATTTCAAAGAAGATTCGGAAATTCCTTTAGAAGGTGATGATATACAAGGAACCTATGTATTTGGCCCTCAATCAAGAAGGgataattttctttatgGAAGTAACAAATTATTTCCAccaataaaaaaattaagtGGAGAAGAAGGTGATTCATTTAGTACAATAAATCAACATAAAAGAGTTTCACCTGTAAATCGTGGACATACAAAATCTCCACAAATATCTGGTCGCAGTGATTTTAAAGGATATGCTGGTGAAAGTGGAGAAAATAGATATATTGGTGTATCTGGACCAAATATAGAAACTATAGCAAAAGAAAAGGTTACATCAGATACAACGACAAGTGCTCAATCAAATCCAAAACTTGATTCTGAAAAAAATAGTCCTAAAACTTCTCTGTATGATAATATGCTTGGCTGGGAATTTGGAGGTGGTGCTCCTAAAAATGGAGCTGCAGAAGATAAAAAGACAAATCCCTTACTagaacaaataaaaattccATCATGGGACAGAGATAATATACCCGATGAGAATGAACAAGTAAAAGAAGACCCCCAA